One Methylophaga marina DNA window includes the following coding sequences:
- a CDS encoding pyridoxal phosphate-dependent aminotransferase, whose product MTIDFDQKIDRSSSHSLKFDARAAYFGRSDVIPMWVADMDFSAPEAVTKALVERAKHPIYGYTLHPDSMYDALIDWSAKRYQWQIKQSEIIMCPGVVPSINAVIEAITEPGDKVIVQPPVYFPFFSSVEKSGRELVLNPLYLDNNRYYIDFEHLEQCAQQGAKTLLFCSPHNPVGRVWTQEELAQLLELAERYQMTIISDEIHADLIFPEQQHIALATLTQANNVITTLAPSKTFNIAGMGLSSLIVSDKQQRRAIKAVFEQWHISPSNPFSITAFEAAYRHGEDWLDQLNIYIYKNKKWVEDFLQTHCPQLKLIESEGTYLLWLDCRALGMDNETLKRFFIEQAGVGMNPGYVFGDNGGGFMRLNIGTRLEIVQQAMKRIASAIDGISAS is encoded by the coding sequence ATGACGATAGATTTTGATCAGAAGATAGATCGAAGTTCTAGTCATAGTCTGAAATTTGATGCCAGAGCAGCTTATTTCGGCCGGAGTGATGTGATTCCGATGTGGGTGGCGGATATGGACTTTTCTGCTCCAGAAGCCGTGACAAAGGCGCTCGTTGAACGTGCTAAGCATCCAATTTATGGGTATACGCTGCATCCTGACTCCATGTATGACGCTTTGATTGATTGGAGTGCCAAGCGTTATCAATGGCAGATAAAGCAAAGCGAGATCATAATGTGTCCTGGCGTTGTCCCTTCAATCAATGCCGTTATTGAAGCGATCACAGAGCCTGGTGACAAAGTCATTGTTCAGCCTCCCGTTTACTTTCCGTTTTTTTCATCGGTTGAGAAAAGTGGCAGGGAGTTAGTGTTAAATCCGCTTTATCTCGACAATAATCGCTACTATATTGATTTTGAGCATCTTGAACAGTGTGCACAGCAAGGTGCTAAAACATTACTTTTTTGTTCCCCTCACAATCCAGTTGGTCGGGTTTGGACACAAGAAGAATTAGCACAGTTACTTGAGCTGGCTGAGCGTTATCAGATGACTATTATCTCTGATGAAATTCATGCTGATCTGATTTTTCCTGAACAACAGCATATTGCATTGGCAACGCTGACTCAGGCCAATAATGTCATCACTACATTAGCACCCAGTAAAACATTCAATATTGCCGGTATGGGCTTATCGTCACTGATTGTCAGTGATAAGCAACAGCGCAGAGCGATTAAAGCGGTGTTTGAACAGTGGCATATTAGCCCTTCTAACCCTTTCAGCATCACCGCGTTTGAAGCGGCTTATCGTCATGGTGAAGACTGGTTAGACCAGCTGAATATTTATATTTACAAAAATAAGAAATGGGTAGAAGATTTTCTTCAAACTCATTGCCCTCAGCTCAAGCTGATTGAGTCGGAAGGCACGTATTTATTGTGGCTCGATTGCCGTGCTTTGGGAATGGATAATGAGACACTCAAACGTTTCTTTATCGAGCAGGCCGGCGTAGGTATGAATCCAGGTTATGTCTTTGGTGATAATGGGGGAGGTTTTATGCGTCTTAATATTGGAACACGTCTCGAGATTGTCCAGCAGGCAATGAAGAGAATCGCTAGTGCCATTGATGGTATTAGTGCAAGCTGA
- a CDS encoding winged helix-turn-helix domain-containing protein encodes MMNDEIGEAAGVVWTFLNAKGETSASRICKETKLEAKLFQRAVGWLAKENKLLIKQQGRTEYLSLR; translated from the coding sequence ATGATGAATGATGAAATTGGTGAAGCGGCAGGTGTTGTATGGACGTTCTTAAACGCGAAGGGTGAGACCTCAGCTTCACGTATATGCAAAGAGACCAAGCTTGAGGCAAAGCTGTTTCAGCGAGCTGTGGGCTGGTTAGCTAAAGAGAATAAGCTACTTATCAAGCAACAAGGGCGTACCGAATACCTTAGTTTGCGTTGA
- a CDS encoding Tll0287-like domain-containing protein — MRLGLLFPLIIALGFGIPAYADSDEQAAFERDAQAAIKDLSTHLKEALMSALKDGGPVEAISVCKLVAPTIADEMSKKYRLDIHRTSLRVRNLENEADSWETGVLQNFETRLKTGEAIQSLTFIEKVDSDLGYDWRYMKAIPTDKVCLSCHGSKIALPVSKIIDKNYPNDMATGYKMGDIRGAFSVKRRYSKINAN; from the coding sequence ATGCGTCTGGGTCTTCTTTTCCCTCTCATTATTGCACTGGGTTTCGGCATACCCGCCTATGCAGATAGCGATGAACAAGCGGCTTTCGAGCGTGATGCTCAGGCGGCTATCAAAGATCTATCAACGCATCTGAAAGAAGCATTAATGTCAGCGCTAAAAGACGGCGGTCCTGTAGAAGCTATTTCTGTCTGTAAATTGGTCGCACCGACCATCGCTGATGAAATGTCGAAGAAATACAGGCTCGATATTCATCGAACAAGCTTGCGAGTGCGCAACCTTGAGAATGAAGCTGACAGCTGGGAAACAGGTGTTCTACAGAACTTTGAAACGCGCCTAAAAACGGGAGAAGCTATTCAATCTCTGACCTTCATAGAAAAAGTCGACTCTGATTTAGGGTATGACTGGCGTTATATGAAAGCGATCCCAACGGATAAAGTCTGTCTGTCATGTCATGGCAGCAAGATAGCGTTACCTGTTAGCAAGATAATAGACAAGAACTATCCTAATGACATGGCTACCGGCTATAAGATGGGTGATATTCGGGGCGCATTTTCAGTCAAACGTCGTTACTCAAAAATCAACGCAAACTAA